In the genome of Taurinivorans muris, one region contains:
- a CDS encoding FliH/SctL family protein encodes MSLSNPEAKNTNTIFMGPLTHRETRLDAYLNQKKDVKWSEEAENEYLESVKSRATEKVRALLLQAKRRSDEIVREAELHAQEITAQAEKKAQEIEQKAQATLGDAEQRYQDVYDEAVRKGHEEIQQILAQNQQILGESTAVVLLSIHEQIAKFYDVWKEDLKQLTLDAIEVGTGWVANTEKEAILKQLLDESVQKLIDKKNFIVRVNPADAELITQVLENSREKNWSMESSKELEPGSLELESDNVYVKNSRSERQKFVQDILDNLVLPRSGEEELLTQHVKDTLNREMQNNPVLAHSMQQAETPVAEIPLEKIMPDTEHSPIPVPEQDAGNADVSADAPSEQSVFMPETQEIMPAQDMPETDMQAETAQDFAKQASAEPNGNAPAGMEEILREQNQASAPKNPVQPQKQALSSAQEIDNSLFDAPQMQTKQEEPIEVIEELPTFSSPDAHAEAQDLVDEFLGNEPKQESPLPSDLADDLLAEMGFDSKQ; translated from the coding sequence ATGTCTTTGTCTAATCCTGAAGCAAAAAATACCAATACTATTTTCATGGGACCTCTCACCCATAGGGAAACGCGTCTTGATGCCTACCTCAATCAAAAAAAAGACGTGAAATGGAGTGAGGAGGCGGAAAATGAATACCTTGAAAGCGTGAAGTCACGGGCTACTGAAAAAGTGCGCGCCCTTCTTTTGCAGGCGAAACGCAGAAGTGACGAAATTGTCCGGGAAGCGGAGCTGCACGCGCAGGAAATTACCGCCCAAGCGGAAAAAAAGGCGCAGGAAATCGAGCAAAAAGCACAAGCGACACTTGGCGATGCGGAACAACGCTATCAGGATGTCTACGATGAAGCCGTGCGGAAAGGTCATGAGGAAATTCAGCAAATTCTTGCCCAAAACCAACAAATTTTAGGGGAAAGCACAGCCGTTGTCCTGCTCTCCATTCATGAGCAAATTGCAAAATTTTACGATGTGTGGAAAGAAGATTTAAAGCAATTGACCCTTGACGCCATTGAAGTCGGAACCGGCTGGGTTGCCAACACCGAAAAAGAAGCCATTTTGAAACAGCTTCTTGATGAAAGCGTGCAGAAACTCATTGACAAGAAAAATTTCATCGTTCGGGTCAATCCTGCCGATGCGGAACTTATCACCCAGGTTTTGGAAAATTCGCGGGAAAAAAATTGGAGCATGGAATCTTCCAAAGAATTGGAACCGGGAAGCCTTGAACTTGAAAGCGACAATGTTTATGTCAAAAATTCCCGCAGCGAACGCCAAAAATTCGTGCAGGACATTTTGGATAACCTTGTTTTGCCCCGCTCCGGCGAGGAAGAACTCCTGACCCAACACGTCAAGGACACCCTCAACCGCGAAATGCAAAACAATCCCGTGCTTGCCCATTCCATGCAGCAAGCTGAAACTCCCGTTGCGGAAATTCCTCTTGAAAAAATTATGCCCGATACGGAACATTCCCCGATACCAGTCCCTGAGCAGGACGCAGGCAATGCAGATGTTTCGGCGGACGCACCTTCGGAACAATCCGTTTTTATGCCGGAAACGCAGGAAATCATGCCGGCACAAGACATGCCGGAAACCGATATGCAGGCGGAAACAGCGCAAGATTTTGCCAAACAGGCTTCCGCTGAACCAAATGGCAATGCCCCTGCCGGCATGGAAGAAATTTTGCGGGAACAAAATCAAGCCTCCGCGCCAAAAAATCCTGTTCAACCGCAAAAACAAGCCCTCTCTTCCGCGCAGGAAATTGACAACAGCCTTTTTGACGCTCCGCAAATGCAAACGAAACAAGAAGAACCCATCGAAGTCATTGAAGAACTGCCGACCTTTTCCTCCCCGGACGCGCATGCCGAAGCACAGGACTTGGTGGATGAATTTCTCGGAAATGAACCGAAACAGGAAAGCCCTCTGCCCAGCGACCTTGCTGACGACCTTTTGGCGGAAATGGGCTTTGACAGTAAACAATAA
- the fliG gene encoding flagellar motor switch protein FliG — protein sequence MEFTGTQKIAVILLALGDKFASDVFNRMTRSEITNISRAIMELDSVSKEEVEAILREFHMALVDGLDIVSGGQETLKQVIASNLDPETAKYVADSLNLETGPVPFQELDRANPKLLAQLLRNEHPQTLALILGHLKPDQASSLLLMLPPGVRPEILIRLARLESVSEEMIMEVDRVLQSQLIAMGSKEGKKVGGTQSVAEILNQVDRATEEEVLSEIEETSAQMAEDIRNLMFVFEDCKYIDDKGIREILKEINNEDLTLSLRGASDEMKDLFFRNMSDRAANMLKEEMEYMGPTKLSDVEAAQQSIVKTVRNLEAQGKIVVARGGGGDVFV from the coding sequence ATGGAATTTACAGGAACACAGAAAATAGCCGTTATTTTACTTGCATTGGGGGATAAATTCGCCTCCGATGTATTTAATAGGATGACACGGTCGGAAATCACCAATATTTCCCGTGCCATCATGGAACTTGATTCTGTTTCAAAAGAAGAAGTTGAAGCGATTTTACGTGAATTCCACATGGCTCTTGTTGACGGTTTGGACATCGTATCAGGCGGTCAGGAAACATTGAAACAAGTTATTGCGAGCAATTTGGACCCTGAAACGGCAAAATACGTTGCCGACTCCCTCAACCTTGAAACGGGTCCCGTGCCTTTCCAAGAACTTGACAGGGCAAATCCGAAACTTCTCGCCCAGCTTTTGAGAAACGAACACCCGCAAACCCTCGCCCTTATCTTGGGACATTTAAAACCGGACCAAGCTTCAAGTTTGCTTCTCATGCTTCCTCCCGGAGTTCGTCCGGAAATTCTCATCCGTTTGGCACGGTTGGAATCCGTTTCCGAAGAAATGATTATGGAAGTCGACAGGGTTTTGCAAAGCCAACTTATCGCCATGGGCAGCAAGGAAGGAAAGAAAGTCGGCGGCACGCAGTCCGTTGCTGAAATTCTTAACCAAGTCGACCGCGCCACCGAAGAAGAAGTCCTTTCTGAAATCGAAGAAACTTCCGCCCAAATGGCTGAAGACATCCGTAACCTCATGTTCGTGTTTGAAGACTGCAAATATATTGACGACAAGGGTATCCGCGAAATTCTCAAGGAAATCAACAACGAAGACCTTACCCTTTCTTTACGCGGCGCTTCCGACGAAATGAAAGACCTTTTCTTCCGCAATATGTCCGACCGTGCGGCGAACATGCTCAAGGAAGAAATGGAATACATGGGACCGACCAAACTTTCCGATGTCGAAGCTGCCCAGCAAAGTATCGTAAAAACAGTGCGCAACCTTGAAGCCCAAGGAAAAATCGTAGTCGCACGCGGCGGCGGAGGTGATGTCTTTGTCTAA
- a CDS encoding bifunctional adenosylcobinamide kinase/adenosylcobinamide-phosphate guanylyltransferase, which translates to MNKCLVFDKRLDVADLKPRSLLCVGGTRSGKSDFALHYAQNVQGPKTFIATMQKSFAAPQENSEQGNSAGQQKESTDKEIQKRILDHQKQRNSTWVTIEEPYDLISAANLAKRNNSKIIVIDCISLWLSNLLLANETEEAILKKTNDVAKMISDTQIPLVLVSNEVGMGIVPIYEEARIFRDMQGKANQIFAEACEAVITFSCGIPILIKG; encoded by the coding sequence ATGAATAAGTGCCTTGTATTTGATAAACGCCTTGATGTGGCGGATTTGAAACCCCGCTCTTTGCTTTGCGTCGGCGGGACAAGAAGCGGAAAAAGCGATTTCGCGCTTCACTATGCGCAAAATGTTCAGGGACCAAAAACCTTCATAGCAACCATGCAAAAAAGTTTTGCGGCACCGCAGGAAAATTCCGAACAAGGAAATTCCGCAGGTCAACAGAAAGAAAGTACCGACAAAGAAATTCAAAAACGGATACTGGACCACCAAAAGCAACGAAATTCAACATGGGTCACCATTGAGGAACCTTATGATTTGATTTCCGCGGCAAATCTTGCGAAAAGAAACAATTCCAAAATCATAGTGATAGACTGCATAAGCCTTTGGCTTTCCAATTTGCTGCTCGCAAACGAAACGGAGGAAGCGATTTTAAAAAAAACAAACGACGTTGCGAAAATGATAAGCGATACGCAAATTCCCCTTGTCCTTGTGAGCAATGAAGTGGGCATGGGCATAGTTCCCATTTATGAAGAAGCGAGGATTTTCAGGGACATGCAAGGAAAAGCGAACCAAATTTTTGCAGAAGCCTGCGAAGCTGTCATAACATTTTCCTGCGGGATACCGATATTGATAAAAGGATAA
- a CDS encoding MucR family transcriptional regulator, which translates to MDDYLKQALEIVKAQASVRIMSEEEITSMVKNLSHHLRHLEDLPAEESEPVAVNISPAKSIKEKTITCLECGKSFKIITKKHLATHNLDADSYREKWGIKKTSPLVCKELQRERRKKMREMKLWEKRSAEANKKRK; encoded by the coding sequence ATGGACGATTATTTGAAACAAGCCCTTGAAATAGTGAAGGCACAAGCTTCTGTCCGTATCATGTCAGAAGAGGAAATCACATCTATGGTGAAAAACCTCTCCCACCATCTGCGCCATCTTGAAGATTTGCCGGCGGAAGAAAGCGAGCCTGTCGCCGTCAATATCAGCCCGGCAAAATCAATCAAAGAAAAAACAATCACGTGCCTCGAATGTGGAAAAAGTTTTAAAATCATCACAAAAAAACATTTGGCGACCCATAATTTGGACGCGGATTCCTACCGCGAAAAATGGGGCATAAAAAAGACAAGCCCCCTTGTCTGCAAAGAATTGCAGCGGGAAAGAAGAAAAAAAATGCGTGAAATGAAGCTGTGGGAAAAACGCAGTGCGGAAGCGAATAAAAAACGCAAATAA